A genome region from Bacillaceae bacterium IKA-2 includes the following:
- a CDS encoding CpsD/CapB family tyrosine-protein kinase gives MILKKLKNFATNKNQKRNLITYSNPESIITEEYRTIRTNIQFSMKEQKYKSILMTSPSMHEGKSTTVANLAVSMAQQKEKILVIDADLRNPRIHSIFRLNNSVGLSSILTSSSSIEETIKKTYMRNLDILPSGPVPDNPAELLGSKEFTELLQTLFQMYDVILIDSPPVLEVTDTKILANQCDSVVLVLRHGKSKIEKTIEAKKVLKFAKVKLIGVIVNEKS, from the coding sequence ATGATACTAAAAAAACTTAAGAATTTTGCTACTAATAAAAATCAGAAAAGAAATTTAATTACTTATTCAAATCCAGAATCGATTATCACCGAGGAATATCGAACAATTCGGACGAATATTCAATTTTCAATGAAAGAACAAAAATACAAGTCAATCTTAATGACTTCTCCATCAATGCATGAGGGGAAATCAACAACCGTCGCAAATCTTGCTGTGTCAATGGCTCAGCAAAAAGAAAAGATACTCGTCATTGATGCGGATTTACGAAATCCCAGAATTCATTCGATTTTTAGATTAAATAACTCTGTGGGGCTTTCATCAATACTGACAAGTAGCAGTTCAATAGAAGAAACAATAAAAAAAACATATATGAGAAATTTGGATATTTTACCGAGTGGACCTGTTCCGGATAATCCAGCAGAATTATTAGGATCAAAAGAATTTACTGAACTATTACAGACATTATTTCAAATGTATGATGTTATTCTAATAGATTCACCGCCAGTATTAGAAGTTACAGATACAAAAATTTTAGCAAATCAATGTGATAGTGTCGTTTTGGTTCTAAGGCACGGCAAAAGTAAAATTGAAAAAACAATAGAGGCAAAGAAAGTACTGAAATTTGCTAAGGTGAAATTAATTGGCGTTATTGTTAATGAAAAATCATAA
- a CDS encoding Wzz/FepE/Etk N-terminal domain-containing protein, producing MSHKIYVMVERDMAKDINLRELFMILKKRFWMIIFITLVATGAGYFQNNTQLDLLYQSSSRIIVGANAEYMKTLMVIMRDPVIMEKVGQKLELNRSPERLAGQISIDSIDNSQVLRITVIDTDPVIAADIANATVSVFKAEIGNIVDFNDVSYLSDAKVNQNPINSKDNRIIYITFIIGLMIGIGFVFLLHSLDDTVNSLREIEELVGVPVLGTVSKMTKKNINKKKQKQFELEYRGEI from the coding sequence ATGTCACACAAAATTTATGTAATGGTGGAGAGAGATATGGCCAAGGATATTAATTTAAGAGAACTATTTATGATTTTAAAAAAGCGTTTCTGGATGATCATTTTTATTACTTTGGTTGCAACCGGAGCGGGTTATTTTCAAAATAATACTCAGTTGGATTTACTTTATCAATCCTCTAGCCGAATTATCGTCGGTGCAAATGCAGAGTATATGAAAACGCTTATGGTTATTATGAGAGATCCAGTGATAATGGAAAAAGTTGGTCAGAAGTTGGAGCTAAATAGATCACCAGAGCGTTTAGCAGGACAAATAAGTATTGATAGTATAGACAATTCCCAGGTTTTAAGAATTACTGTAATTGACACGGATCCAGTTATTGCAGCCGATATTGCTAATGCGACTGTTAGTGTTTTTAAAGCAGAAATTGGAAATATAGTCGATTTTAATGATGTAAGTTATTTATCGGATGCTAAAGTAAACCAAAACCCAATAAATAGTAAAGATAATCGAATAATCTATATTACTTTTATAATCGGACTCATGATCGGGATAGGGTTTGTGTTTTTACTTCACTCTTTGGATGATACGGTAAATTCACTGCGGGAGATAGAAGAATTAGTAGGGGTACCAGTTTTAGGAACAGTGTCTAAAATGACCAAAAAAAATATAAATAAGAAAAAACAAAAGCAGTTTGAATTAGAATATCGAGGTGAGATATGA
- a CDS encoding helix-turn-helix transcriptional regulator produces the protein MKRIGEKIRSLRLEHGLTLKELGAAIDFNYSNLSKIERGNRKPAIEVLESLSNYFNIDISYFFYSQKQLSSDERANDIQIINLTEQMKQKNISLEELIEMVGKRDHLKESSDKSSPQ, from the coding sequence TTGAAGCGTATCGGTGAGAAAATTAGAAGTTTAAGACTTGAACATGGATTGACATTAAAAGAGTTAGGAGCTGCAATCGATTTTAACTATAGTAACTTATCGAAAATAGAACGTGGTAATCGAAAGCCAGCAATTGAAGTTTTAGAAAGCTTGTCAAACTACTTTAATATTGATATTTCATACTTTTTTTATAGTCAAAAGCAATTGAGTAGCGACGAAAGAGCAAATGATATTCAAATAATTAATTTAACGGAACAAATGAAACAAAAGAATATCAGTTTAGAAGAGTTAATAGAAATGGTCGGGAAAAGGGATCATTTGAAAGAATCAAGCGACAAAAGTTCACCACAATAA
- a CDS encoding helix-turn-helix domain-containing protein, translated as MIGERVKKYRLQRGLSLTELAEVAGVAKSYISSIERNIQSNPSIQFLEKISAVLNINVETLLNENKEHENLEELDAAWIKLVKEAMDSGVSKDQFREYLEFNKWRKNKD; from the coding sequence ATGATTGGTGAACGTGTTAAAAAATATCGATTACAAAGAGGATTATCTTTAACTGAACTAGCAGAAGTGGCCGGAGTAGCAAAATCGTATATTAGTTCAATAGAAAGAAACATCCAATCTAATCCCTCCATTCAATTTCTCGAGAAAATTTCTGCTGTACTAAATATAAATGTGGAAACATTGTTGAATGAAAATAAAGAACATGAAAATCTTGAGGAACTTGATGCAGCATGGATCAAATTAGTTAAGGAAGCTATGGATTCAGGTGTTAGTAAAGACCAATTTCGTGAATACTTAGAATTTAATAAGTGGCGAAAAAATAAAGATTGA
- a CDS encoding helix-turn-helix transcriptional regulator — protein sequence MNGVNIRKLRKQKKMSLDQFANISGVSKSYISYIERGLQKNPSLSVLEKMAKAFDVELIYLIKILNTPVEVEDEYSSSL from the coding sequence ATGAATGGGGTGAATATTCGAAAGTTAAGAAAACAAAAAAAAATGTCTTTAGACCAATTCGCCAACATTTCCGGGGTTTCTAAGTCGTATATTAGTTACATTGAACGGGGATTACAAAAAAATCCTAGTCTTTCAGTGTTAGAAAAAATGGCCAAAGCATTTGACGTCGAACTTATATACCTAATAAAAATATTAAATACTCCAGTAGAAGTAGAAGATGAATATTCCTCCTCACTATAA
- a CDS encoding D-2-hydroxyacid dehydrogenase, which produces MKIKNIVVASPMYKEIQAMIESKKLQNNFRYFSEEEVTQDDLVWADAFVSFNSKSSYDLSQLKWVHSLGAGVDKFLFKKDWNQDVLLTRTICSFGQRIAEYCLSYILKDTQLHDHFQELKTQKKWHQITPGLLTEQKVMIYGTGEIGQKIAEVLSSLGVEVYGVSLSGKGKDFFKEVIPVDSHFSRLSKMNYIINTLPLTEKTENLFDESFFIQLSNVGFINVGRGASVNEVALVHALNQNRLRFAILDVFVQEPLPEKNQLWDHPNVRITPHVSAVTTAKEGVDCFIETLKNIEENKPLDNKVDVKKGF; this is translated from the coding sequence ATGAAGATAAAAAACATAGTAGTTGCAAGCCCGATGTACAAAGAAATACAAGCTATGATAGAAAGTAAAAAGTTACAAAATAATTTTCGGTATTTTTCTGAAGAAGAAGTTACCCAGGATGACTTAGTATGGGCTGACGCTTTTGTTTCTTTTAATAGTAAATCTAGCTATGATTTAAGTCAGCTAAAATGGGTGCACTCTCTTGGTGCGGGTGTCGATAAGTTTTTATTCAAGAAAGATTGGAATCAAGATGTATTATTAACAAGAACGATTTGTTCTTTTGGGCAAAGAATTGCAGAATATTGCCTTAGTTATATACTGAAAGACACCCAACTTCACGATCATTTCCAAGAATTAAAAACACAAAAAAAGTGGCATCAAATTACCCCAGGATTACTAACCGAACAAAAAGTGATGATCTATGGAACCGGAGAGATTGGTCAAAAAATAGCAGAAGTTCTTTCTTCGTTAGGGGTTGAAGTATACGGAGTATCATTGAGTGGAAAAGGGAAAGACTTTTTTAAAGAAGTTATCCCAGTTGATTCTCATTTCTCGCGATTAAGTAAGATGAATTACATCATTAATACCTTACCTTTAACTGAGAAAACAGAAAATTTATTTGATGAAAGTTTCTTTATTCAATTATCAAATGTAGGTTTTATTAATGTCGGAAGAGGGGCTTCAGTAAATGAAGTGGCTTTAGTACATGCATTAAATCAGAACCGTCTAAGATTTGCGATACTCGATGTATTTGTCCAAGAGCCACTTCCCGAGAAAAACCAATTATGGGATCATCCAAACGTAAGGATTACCCCGCATGTGTCAGCAGTTACAACAGCTAAAGAAGGAGTTGATTGTTTTATAGAAACGCTAAAAAATATCGAAGAAAACAAGCCACTTGATAATAAAGTAGATGTAAAAAAAGGCTTTTAA
- a CDS encoding thiamine pyrophosphate-dependent enzyme, with protein sequence MATMKELKGDQPTWCPGCGHFSIMAGIQKSIVSLGYEPHEFAIVSGIGCSGKVSEYVRTNGFHSIHGRSLPVAQGVKMGNPKLKVIASGGDGDGYGIGQGHFVHASRRNIDITYIVMDNNIYGLTKGQLSPKSAHGFVTKHSKQGNKEFPVDPISTAIVNGATFVAQGFAGDIKQMNDILNRAIEHKGFSYVNVFSPCVTFNKINTYDFYKTNLTTVEKPLETREEAVAKIRQHESLVTGVLYEENRDDFQTKLGIEFDLQPNISGKMDHQLYQTFEKQFTC encoded by the coding sequence ATGGCGACAATGAAAGAGTTAAAAGGAGATCAACCCACCTGGTGTCCGGGGTGTGGCCACTTTAGTATAATGGCAGGGATTCAAAAGTCGATCGTTTCTTTGGGCTATGAACCACATGAGTTTGCGATTGTTTCGGGTATTGGTTGTTCGGGAAAAGTGTCTGAATACGTTCGAACCAATGGTTTTCATTCGATTCACGGCAGGAGCCTACCTGTGGCGCAAGGGGTAAAAATGGGAAATCCAAAATTAAAAGTCATTGCATCAGGCGGTGACGGTGATGGGTATGGAATTGGACAAGGCCATTTTGTTCATGCATCTAGGCGAAATATTGACATTACCTATATCGTAATGGACAACAATATTTATGGGTTAACAAAGGGTCAACTCTCACCAAAAAGCGCTCATGGTTTTGTCACTAAACACTCAAAGCAGGGGAATAAAGAATTTCCAGTGGATCCCATTTCAACTGCGATTGTAAATGGAGCTACGTTTGTTGCCCAAGGGTTTGCCGGAGACATTAAACAAATGAATGACATTCTTAACCGAGCCATCGAGCACAAAGGGTTTAGTTACGTAAATGTGTTTAGTCCATGTGTCACGTTTAACAAAATCAATACGTATGACTTTTATAAGACAAACTTAACTACTGTGGAAAAACCTTTAGAAACAAGAGAAGAAGCGGTCGCGAAAATTCGGCAACATGAAAGTCTGGTTACCGGCGTTTTATATGAAGAAAACCGCGACGATTTCCAAACTAAATTAGGCATTGAATTTGACCTCCAACCAAATATTTCTGGAAAAATGGATCATCAATTGTATCAAACCTTTGAAAAGCAGTTTACATGTTAG
- a CDS encoding 2-oxoacid:acceptor oxidoreductase subunit alpha, translating to MKQTIEWLVGGQQGEGIDSTGELFAKVLVKSGASVSTYKQFMSRIKGGHTNYKLRASAEHSYYSGEKIDILVCLDQETFDMHEHQLKKGSIAITEGEEISITETELGFIKAVFPLKSIAVKLGNSLAKNMISLGISGSLAGLEVSYFEQLMEELFEKKGEKVIETNIKAVQYGYELAEQYLSTYRMPFGEQLKKKAMKPQLFISGNEATAFGSFMAGCRYLSAYPITPASEVMEWLAEELPKVGGVVMQVEDEIAGICFAIGASYSGVRAMTSTSGPGFSLKSEAIGMAGMAEIPIVIVNSQRGGPSTGLPTKHEQSDLQQMIHGTHGEIPRIVLYPATIEDAFYLASEAFNLADRYQCPVIVALDLGMSMNKMSVPAFDVDRVSIDRGKLLTDDEASDYEETHFKRYRLTEDGISPRPKPGMKHAVHTTSSNEHDEFGYICEDVDNRIKMMKKRLEKITDAQIQVPFKHNPALESEVILVGMGSTYGAIKEAAAQLQVGHLHLQQIHPLPIKELEKIFENKTIITVENNFNAQLLQVLKQGMPIHNRSQSVVQFDGNPFTVETIITKVREMM from the coding sequence ATGAAACAAACCATTGAGTGGTTGGTCGGCGGCCAACAAGGAGAAGGAATTGACTCAACAGGCGAGTTGTTTGCTAAAGTCCTTGTGAAAAGTGGGGCTTCAGTGTCCACTTATAAACAGTTTATGTCTCGAATTAAAGGGGGACATACGAATTACAAATTACGGGCTTCTGCAGAGCATTCTTATTATTCTGGTGAAAAAATTGATATTCTAGTGTGTTTGGACCAAGAAACGTTTGACATGCACGAACATCAATTGAAAAAAGGATCGATTGCGATCACCGAAGGGGAAGAAATCTCGATTACAGAAACTGAGTTAGGGTTTATCAAAGCGGTTTTTCCATTGAAAAGTATTGCCGTAAAATTAGGAAACTCCTTGGCTAAAAACATGATTTCACTAGGAATTAGTGGTTCATTGGCGGGGTTAGAGGTCTCATATTTTGAACAGTTAATGGAAGAGTTATTTGAAAAAAAAGGTGAAAAGGTCATCGAAACAAACATAAAAGCCGTTCAATACGGGTATGAATTGGCCGAACAATATCTGTCAACTTATCGGATGCCGTTTGGTGAGCAATTGAAAAAGAAAGCCATGAAACCACAGCTCTTTATTTCCGGAAATGAAGCCACTGCTTTTGGTAGTTTCATGGCAGGGTGTCGGTATTTAAGCGCCTACCCGATTACACCTGCAAGTGAAGTCATGGAATGGTTGGCGGAGGAATTGCCAAAAGTAGGTGGCGTGGTGATGCAAGTAGAAGATGAAATAGCGGGCATCTGCTTCGCCATTGGCGCCAGTTATAGCGGGGTAAGAGCAATGACAAGTACCTCTGGACCTGGGTTTAGTTTGAAGTCTGAAGCCATAGGGATGGCTGGGATGGCTGAAATCCCGATCGTAATTGTCAATTCACAACGAGGGGGACCAAGTACAGGGCTCCCAACTAAACATGAACAAAGCGATTTGCAACAAATGATTCACGGAACTCACGGGGAAATCCCCCGAATCGTTTTGTATCCAGCTACCATCGAAGATGCGTTTTATTTAGCTTCGGAAGCTTTTAATTTGGCAGACCGCTATCAATGTCCCGTGATTGTGGCACTTGACCTAGGGATGTCGATGAATAAAATGTCTGTTCCTGCTTTTGATGTGGATCGAGTTTCAATCGACCGAGGAAAGTTACTTACCGATGACGAAGCGAGTGATTATGAAGAAACCCACTTCAAGCGTTATCGTTTAACTGAAGACGGTATATCACCTCGACCTAAACCAGGCATGAAGCACGCGGTCCATACGACGAGTTCAAATGAACATGATGAATTTGGTTACATTTGTGAAGATGTCGACAATCGCATCAAAATGATGAAAAAACGATTGGAAAAAATCACTGATGCTCAAATTCAAGTCCCGTTCAAGCACAACCCCGCTCTAGAATCTGAGGTTATCTTGGTTGGAATGGGTTCGACTTACGGTGCAATTAAGGAAGCGGCGGCACAATTACAAGTGGGTCACTTACATCTTCAACAGATCCATCCTCTTCCCATAAAAGAATTAGAAAAAATCTTTGAAAACAAAACGATTATTACGGTTGAAAACAATTTTAACGCGCAACTGTTGCAAGTCTTAAAACAAGGGATGCCAATTCACAATCGCTCTCAATCAGTGGTCCAATTTGATGGAAATCCATTTACCGTAGAAACTATCATAACTAAAGTAAGGGAGATGATGTAA
- a CDS encoding putative hydro-lyase: MIPKELREKIRNGEFEGHTSGVCNNYVQANLVIVPKEYAFDFLLFAVRNPKSCPIVDVLEAGEIASSLAPGSDIRRDISLYYLYENGKLTNKLKDISEVWRDDFVSFLIGCSFTFESQLLKEGILLRHIEQNKNVAMYTTNIESKQAGPFKGPIVVSMRPIKNELVQKAIDITARFPNMHGSPIHVGNPIEIGIKDITKPDYGEYVDVLNGETPVFWACGVTPQSVVVHSKIPYVITHAPGHMFVTDVTNNDFLK, encoded by the coding sequence TTGATCCCAAAGGAATTGAGAGAAAAAATAAGAAATGGTGAATTTGAAGGACATACTTCCGGTGTATGTAATAATTATGTTCAGGCAAATTTAGTAATTGTACCAAAAGAGTATGCCTTTGATTTCCTACTATTTGCAGTTCGGAATCCAAAATCCTGTCCGATTGTTGATGTGCTTGAGGCTGGGGAAATTGCTTCATCGCTTGCTCCTGGTTCCGATATCCGACGTGATATCTCGCTCTATTATCTGTATGAGAATGGTAAATTAACAAATAAGCTCAAGGATATTAGCGAAGTTTGGAGAGATGATTTTGTTTCTTTTTTAATTGGCTGTAGCTTTACATTTGAAAGTCAATTGCTAAAAGAAGGTATCCTATTAAGGCATATTGAGCAAAATAAAAATGTCGCGATGTATACAACAAACATTGAGTCAAAACAAGCAGGCCCATTCAAAGGTCCAATAGTCGTATCGATGAGACCGATAAAAAATGAATTGGTTCAAAAAGCAATTGATATTACGGCTCGATTTCCTAATATGCATGGTTCTCCAATTCATGTAGGAAATCCGATAGAAATAGGAATCAAAGATATTACAAAGCCTGATTATGGTGAGTATGTCGACGTTTTAAATGGTGAAACGCCTGTTTTTTGGGCGTGTGGTGTTACTCCTCAATCTGTAGTGGTTCATTCAAAAATTCCCTATGTGATCACTCATGCTCCTGGCCATATGTTTGTGACAGATGTAACGAATAATGATTTTTTAAAGTAA
- a CDS encoding biotin-dependent carboxyltransferase family protein yields MKKAIFEVVKPGLLTTVQDIGRYGYQQYGIVVSGAMDQFAHRLGNLLVGNEPTSATLEVTMMGPKLQVLEDTVIAITGANLSVTIDNQPIEPWKSLFVKKGEILSFGKPEQGVRAYIAVMGGFEGEQVLGSKATYLKAKMGGIAGRELEKGDVLYCGQMTGSFEKLSGRIVSRQLLLNYEQTMPFRVVLGPEEKSFTEAGLKTFFSESFEITREIDRMGCRLSGPVIEHKKKADIISDAITFGTIQVPASGQPIILLADRQTSGGYARIGTIITVDLPRLAQQMPGTKIRFEQISIEEAQQLYVAQEQAIKRFRAASNTE; encoded by the coding sequence ATGAAAAAAGCTATATTCGAGGTAGTAAAACCAGGTCTGCTAACAACAGTTCAAGACATTGGCAGATATGGTTATCAACAATACGGGATCGTCGTATCAGGAGCGATGGATCAGTTTGCACACAGACTTGGGAACTTACTCGTTGGTAATGAGCCGACGTCGGCAACATTAGAAGTTACGATGATGGGACCTAAGTTACAGGTTCTCGAAGACACTGTAATCGCGATAACGGGTGCAAACTTATCAGTGACAATTGATAACCAGCCAATTGAGCCTTGGAAATCTCTATTTGTGAAGAAAGGAGAAATTCTTTCATTTGGAAAACCTGAGCAAGGAGTACGAGCCTATATTGCTGTTATGGGTGGATTTGAAGGAGAGCAAGTTTTAGGTAGTAAAGCGACGTATCTAAAAGCAAAAATGGGTGGGATAGCCGGTCGAGAACTCGAAAAGGGCGACGTGCTCTATTGTGGTCAAATGACAGGATCATTTGAAAAACTTAGTGGACGCATAGTTTCCCGACAATTACTTTTAAATTATGAGCAAACTATGCCTTTTCGAGTTGTTCTGGGGCCGGAAGAAAAGTCATTTACCGAAGCCGGGTTAAAGACATTTTTTAGCGAGTCGTTTGAAATAACAAGAGAAATTGATCGTATGGGTTGCAGATTATCTGGTCCAGTGATTGAACATAAAAAAAAGGCAGATATCATTTCTGATGCAATTACCTTTGGGACGATTCAGGTACCGGCAAGTGGGCAACCAATTATTCTGCTCGCTGATCGCCAAACGTCCGGCGGGTATGCGAGAATCGGAACAATTATTACTGTGGACCTGCCACGTCTTGCTCAACAGATGCCCGGAACGAAAATTCGTTTTGAGCAAATTTCGATAGAGGAAGCGCAACAATTATACGTTGCGCAAGAACAGGCGATTAAACGGTTTAGAGCAGCTTCAAATACAGAATAA
- a CDS encoding 5-oxoprolinase subunit PxpA, whose amino-acid sequence MLTIDLNSDLGESFGHFKIGQDEKVLDLITSANIACGYHAGDHNVMAQTVKLAVEKNVGIGAHPGFDDLFGFGRRNIDTSPRDIYNFVVYQISALQGFCKINDVKMQHVKPHGALFNLAAVKKDIAAAIAEAVYDTDPTLLLFGLSGGELILAGEKLGLTVANEVFADRTYQPNGLLTSRTEPDAMVTDVDVAVERVVMMVKKGVTTAIDGTIIPLRADTICVHGDEPSALLFVVQLRKALINHGVKLQAVGAKT is encoded by the coding sequence ATGTTAACAATTGATTTAAATAGCGATTTAGGAGAAAGTTTTGGGCATTTTAAGATTGGACAAGATGAAAAAGTACTAGACTTGATCACTTCTGCTAACATTGCTTGTGGTTATCATGCAGGTGACCATAATGTAATGGCTCAGACAGTTAAATTAGCGGTAGAAAAAAATGTTGGTATTGGCGCACATCCAGGATTTGATGATCTTTTTGGCTTTGGGAGAAGAAACATTGATACGAGTCCAAGAGACATTTATAATTTTGTTGTCTATCAAATAAGTGCGTTGCAAGGTTTTTGTAAAATTAACGATGTTAAAATGCAACACGTCAAGCCTCACGGAGCTTTATTTAATCTTGCTGCAGTTAAAAAAGATATCGCCGCGGCTATTGCAGAAGCGGTTTACGATACAGACCCGACGTTACTATTGTTTGGCTTGTCTGGTGGCGAGCTTATTCTAGCCGGAGAAAAACTTGGATTAACTGTTGCAAACGAAGTGTTTGCTGATCGCACGTATCAACCAAATGGCTTGTTAACTTCAAGAACCGAACCGGATGCGATGGTTACAGACGTTGATGTTGCCGTAGAAAGAGTTGTTATGATGGTTAAAAAGGGAGTAACGACAGCGATAGATGGCACGATTATTCCACTTCGGGCAGATACGATCTGTGTTCACGGCGATGAGCCAAGCGCACTTCTTTTCGTTGTTCAGCTTCGAAAAGCGCTCATTAATCATGGAGTTAAACTTCAAGCGGTTGGAGCTAAGACATGA
- the pxpB gene encoding 5-oxoprolinase subunit PxpB, which yields MAKQRYSPLGDSAIRIGFGDKISEQINRTIRGFCESIKGDPPIGVIEWTPSYTAVTVYYQPLETTYHELVAQLQILVNKLDEAVLPKAKRVFIPVCYGGELGPDIDHVAIHNKLTVAEVVEIHSSSQYLIYMLGFTPGFPYMGGMSTAISTPRLSVPRTLVPAGSVGIAGEQTGIYSLNTPGGWQIIGRTPLILYDANRENPSLFEAGNYVQFRPIQKQEYDDITKLVEQKTYELQFEFIDE from the coding sequence TTGGCGAAACAAAGATATTCTCCGCTTGGAGATTCGGCTATAAGGATCGGATTTGGTGATAAAATATCAGAACAAATTAATCGTACTATTCGTGGCTTTTGTGAGTCGATAAAGGGGGATCCACCTATAGGAGTAATTGAGTGGACACCTAGCTATACCGCAGTCACTGTGTATTACCAACCTTTAGAAACAACTTATCACGAACTTGTGGCTCAATTACAGATACTTGTCAATAAGCTTGATGAGGCTGTTTTACCAAAAGCAAAGCGGGTATTTATTCCAGTATGTTACGGTGGAGAATTAGGCCCAGATATTGACCATGTAGCAATACACAACAAGTTGACCGTTGCAGAAGTGGTTGAGATTCACTCTTCTAGTCAGTATCTTATTTACATGCTAGGTTTTACTCCAGGTTTTCCATACATGGGTGGAATGTCAACAGCGATTAGCACACCGCGTTTATCAGTTCCGCGAACACTCGTCCCAGCAGGTTCTGTTGGGATCGCTGGGGAGCAGACTGGAATTTATTCTTTAAACACGCCTGGTGGCTGGCAAATTATCGGGAGGACGCCACTAATTTTATATGATGCAAATCGAGAAAATCCATCGTTATTTGAAGCAGGTAATTATGTGCAATTTCGACCAATACAAAAACAAGAATACGATGATATAACAAAATTAGTAGAACAAAAAACTTACGAGTTACAGTTTGAATTTATCGATGAATAG
- a CDS encoding divalent metal cation transporter yields the protein MKEDLRKTSMTAKERLNAMLGAAFLMATSAVGPGFLTQTAVFTEQLLASFAFVILVSIFLDIGAQVNIWRIIAVSEKYGQDIANAVLPGLGYVVAFFIVLGGLAFNIGNIAGGGLGVNALLGFDPKVGAVMTAAIGITVFSFKQANVAMDKIVGYLGALMLILTAYVMFVSKPPYAEAVLRTVAPIQLDILAIITIVGGTVGGYITFAGGHRLLDAGITGKANLKQITNTAISGIIVASVMRVLLFLAVLGVVSGGVALAADNPTASVFQAAAGELGLRLFGLVLWAAGITSVIGAAYTSVSFLTTFHKSIEKYRNYWVIGFIVFSTIIYMIIGRPVMLLILAGAFNGLILPLTLGSILLAAHKVSIVGDYKHPVWLTAFGAIVVVLTAYLGVRTLIQMIPQLF from the coding sequence ATGAAAGAAGATTTAAGAAAAACGAGTATGACTGCTAAAGAGCGGTTAAATGCAATGTTAGGTGCTGCATTCCTAATGGCGACGTCAGCAGTAGGACCTGGCTTTTTAACACAAACTGCTGTATTCACTGAACAGTTGCTAGCAAGTTTTGCATTTGTTATTTTAGTATCAATTTTTTTAGATATTGGGGCTCAAGTTAATATATGGCGTATTATCGCTGTTTCAGAAAAATATGGTCAAGATATCGCTAATGCTGTATTACCGGGACTTGGCTATGTTGTTGCTTTTTTCATCGTCCTAGGTGGGCTAGCATTTAATATCGGCAACATTGCCGGTGGTGGCTTAGGAGTGAATGCACTTTTAGGATTCGATCCAAAAGTTGGTGCGGTTATGACTGCCGCTATTGGTATTACTGTTTTCTCATTTAAACAAGCAAATGTGGCAATGGATAAGATAGTCGGCTATTTAGGAGCATTAATGCTTATTTTGACAGCATATGTTATGTTCGTAAGTAAACCACCATATGCTGAGGCAGTACTACGGACTGTTGCACCTATTCAACTCGACATTTTAGCAATTATTACGATTGTTGGTGGTACAGTAGGGGGTTATATTACATTTGCAGGTGGTCACCGCCTGTTGGATGCTGGAATAACGGGTAAAGCTAATTTGAAGCAAATAACAAATACAGCGATCAGTGGAATTATTGTTGCTTCAGTAATGCGTGTATTATTATTCTTAGCAGTGTTAGGGGTAGTTTCAGGCGGTGTAGCTTTAGCCGCAGATAACCCAACGGCGTCTGTCTTCCAAGCTGCTGCTGGTGAATTAGGCTTGCGATTATTTGGTCTCGTTCTTTGGGCAGCTGGAATTACCTCCGTTATCGGGGCTGCTTATACATCAGTCTCATTTTTAACAACTTTTCATAAATCAATTGAAAAATATCGAAATTACTGGGTGATTGGTTTTATTGTTTTCTCAACGATTATTTATATGATTATTGGTCGTCCGGTTATGTTACTGATTTTAGCGGGTGCCTTTAACGGCTTAATTTTGCCATTAACTTTAGGCTCAATTTTACTTGCTGCACATAAAGTGTCGATTGTTGGTGATTACAAACATCCAGTTTGGTTGACGGCTTTCGGGGCAATTGTTGTTGTTCTTACTGCCTATTTAGGTGTACGTACTTTAATCCAGATGATCCCGCAATTATTTTAA